A genomic region of Photobacterium swingsii contains the following coding sequences:
- the fadR gene encoding fatty acid metabolism transcriptional regulator FadR — protein MVIKADSPATFAEKYIIESIWNNHFPQGSILPAERELSELIGVTRTTLREVLQRLARDGWLTIQHGKPTRVNNFMDTSGLSILDTLVTLDGQDVQRVLTDLLSARTDISSVFMRYAVKGNSEESSKLIDSIIRSCESLLAAESFADYIEDNEAKLELLSEVKKITDKYGKDQPELCEAICRARAFNYYDYRLFQGMASKSGNTLYVLTINGLRKIYTRVGGYYFMSQEACELALEFYRDLKAICDNHQHELVAERIKKYGRDSGVIWYNNREAIGRYMHEEEQ, from the coding sequence ATGGTTATAAAGGCTGATAGCCCAGCAACATTTGCTGAGAAATACATCATTGAAAGTATCTGGAATAATCACTTTCCTCAAGGTTCAATCCTGCCTGCTGAACGTGAACTTTCAGAACTTATCGGTGTAACACGCACCACGCTGCGCGAAGTTTTACAACGACTAGCACGCGATGGCTGGCTAACAATCCAACATGGTAAACCAACCCGTGTGAATAATTTCATGGATACCTCGGGTTTAAGTATTCTTGATACGCTAGTCACACTGGATGGCCAAGATGTGCAACGTGTCCTGACTGACTTGCTTTCTGCACGTACTGATATCAGTAGCGTTTTCATGCGCTATGCCGTGAAAGGCAACAGCGAAGAATCAAGTAAATTGATTGATTCAATCATTCGTTCGTGTGAATCACTGCTTGCTGCAGAGTCTTTTGCTGACTATATCGAAGATAACGAAGCAAAACTTGAGTTATTGAGTGAAGTAAAGAAAATCACAGACAAATATGGCAAAGATCAGCCAGAACTGTGTGAAGCAATTTGCCGTGCTCGTGCTTTTAATTACTATGATTACCGCCTATTCCAAGGTATGGCGTCTAAATCAGGTAATACGCTTTACGTGTTAACAATCAATGGCTTACGTAAGATTTACACGCGAGTTGGTGGTTACTACTTTATGAGCCAAGAAGCCTGTGAACTTGCCCTTGAGTTCTACCGTGATTTGAAGGCAATCTGTGATAACCATCAGCATGAATTAGTGGCTGAGAGAATCAAAAAATACGGTCGAGATAGCGGTGTGATTTGGTATAACAATCGCGAAGCGATTGGCCGTTACATGCATGAAGAAGAGCAGTAA
- a CDS encoding (deoxy)nucleoside triphosphate pyrophosphohydrolase translates to MSYKEKPRITVVAGVIEKDGLYLLAQRFDNASQGGLWEFPGGKVEPNETPEQALERELVEELAIETQTGAWLADSVFDYGDKVIELKGYISHWQSGICELHSHQAMAWVTKSHIKDYTLCPADYPIVDALIAKG, encoded by the coding sequence ATGAGTTACAAAGAGAAGCCAAGGATCACCGTGGTTGCGGGTGTTATAGAAAAAGATGGGCTGTATTTGCTAGCTCAACGTTTTGATAATGCCAGCCAAGGTGGTTTATGGGAGTTTCCTGGTGGCAAAGTAGAGCCTAATGAAACACCAGAACAAGCACTTGAGCGAGAGTTAGTCGAAGAGCTAGCAATTGAAACTCAAACAGGTGCGTGGTTGGCTGATAGCGTGTTTGACTATGGTGATAAAGTCATCGAGTTAAAGGGGTATATTAGCCATTGGCAATCTGGCATCTGCGAATTACATAGTCACCAAGCCATGGCATGGGTCACTAAGTCGCACATTAAAGATTACACCTTGTGCCCTGCGGATTATCCGATTGTTGATGCTTTGATTGCAAAAGGGTGA
- the dsbB gene encoding disulfide bond formation protein DsbB, with the protein MQFLYSFSKRRSSWLLLLAFILFFEASALFFQHGMKLPPCVMCIYERVAMFGIAIAALVGLSAPHNPVIRWLGLAGWGYSAYEGLMLSIKHVDYQLNPSPFNTCDLFVQFPSWAPLNQWLPGVFEAYGDCGKVVWMFMGQTMPQWLVIIFGANLVALAIIVIAQLVGIKAKKEA; encoded by the coding sequence ATGCAATTTTTATATTCATTCTCTAAACGTCGCTCATCGTGGCTGTTACTGCTGGCATTTATACTCTTTTTTGAAGCTAGTGCGCTTTTCTTCCAGCACGGAATGAAATTACCACCATGTGTCATGTGTATCTACGAACGCGTTGCCATGTTTGGTATCGCTATTGCCGCGTTAGTGGGCTTAAGTGCCCCTCATAACCCGGTGATCCGTTGGCTTGGCTTAGCTGGTTGGGGATATAGCGCCTATGAAGGTCTCATGCTTTCAATCAAGCACGTAGATTATCAACTCAACCCCTCGCCATTTAACACCTGTGATCTCTTTGTTCAGTTCCCTAGCTGGGCACCATTGAATCAATGGCTTCCTGGTGTCTTTGAAGCGTACGGTGATTGTGGAAAAGTCGTGTGGATGTTCATGGGGCAAACCATGCCACAGTGGTTGGTCATCATTTTTGGTGCAAACTTAGTCGCGCTGGCGATCATTGTCATCGCGCAGTTAGTCGGGATCAAAGCAAAGAAAGAAGCATAA
- the dusC gene encoding tRNA dihydrouridine(16) synthase DusC, which yields MRVILGPMEGVLDHLMREMLTDINDYDLCVTEFVRIVDQLLPKSVFHRLCPELQQGGKTKAGTPVRVQLLGQDPHWMAENAYRAHQLGSAGVDINFGCPAKSVNKSRGGAVLLKDPEQIYQIVKSVRDAVHPTKPVTAKVRLGWDDPTHCFEIADAVQQAGADEIAIHARTKVDGYKADTIKWDYLGQLRQRLRMPIIANGEVWNYQDGQRCMATTQTDALMVCRGALNLPNLCNVVKHNDRHMTWTEVLTLLLKYSEYEIKGDKGLYYPNRVKQWFAYLRHEYPQAKALFVDIRSHKKAAPIIEVLQRAQDSEQLKQPN from the coding sequence ATGCGAGTAATATTAGGGCCGATGGAAGGCGTCTTGGATCATTTGATGCGCGAGATGCTAACCGATATCAACGATTATGATCTCTGCGTGACAGAGTTTGTCCGCATTGTTGACCAGTTACTCCCCAAAAGTGTTTTCCACCGCTTATGTCCAGAGCTACAACAAGGTGGCAAAACGAAAGCTGGTACACCTGTTCGTGTTCAACTGCTCGGCCAAGACCCTCACTGGATGGCAGAAAACGCCTATAGAGCCCACCAGTTAGGTTCTGCTGGCGTGGATATTAACTTCGGTTGTCCTGCTAAGTCAGTGAATAAGAGCCGTGGCGGTGCTGTATTACTGAAAGATCCTGAGCAAATATATCAAATCGTTAAATCTGTGCGCGATGCCGTTCACCCAACTAAACCCGTAACGGCCAAAGTTCGCTTAGGCTGGGATGACCCAACCCATTGTTTTGAGATTGCCGATGCAGTACAACAAGCTGGCGCAGATGAGATTGCGATCCATGCTCGTACCAAAGTTGATGGTTATAAAGCTGACACCATTAAATGGGACTACCTTGGCCAGCTGCGTCAACGTTTACGGATGCCCATTATTGCTAATGGTGAAGTATGGAATTATCAAGATGGTCAGCGCTGTATGGCAACAACGCAAACGGATGCATTAATGGTATGCCGTGGCGCACTGAATCTACCTAACCTCTGCAATGTAGTAAAGCACAACGACAGACATATGACATGGACAGAGGTTCTAACTCTGCTACTTAAATATTCTGAATATGAAATAAAAGGCGATAAAGGGCTCTACTACCCAAATCGTGTGAAGCAGTGGTTTGCCTACCTACGCCACGAATACCCACAAGCCAAAGCGCTGTTTGTTGATATTCGTAGCCACAAGAAAGCTGCGCCGATTATTGAAGTATTACAGCGAGCACAAGATAGCGAGCAGCTTAAGCAACCAAACTAA
- a CDS encoding SpoVR family protein: protein MVTTTKTKPLSDGPDWTFDLLDQYHKEIKRVADHYRLDAYPNQIEIITAEQMMDAYSSIGMPINYHHWSFGKRFIETERGYKHGQMGLAYEIVINSDPCISYLMEENTITMQALVMAHACYGHNSFFKGNYLFQTWTDASSIIDYLLFARKYITDCEEKYGVEDVERLLDSCHALMNFGVDRYKRPQKISLVEETARQKAREDYLQTQVNALWRTIPVQEDKSDVSEEHRFPAEPQENILYFIEKHAPLLEPWQREIVRIVRKVSQYFYPQKQTQVMNEGWATFWHYTILNHLYDEGLVTDRFIMEFLHSHTNVVAQPEYNSPYYSGINPYALGFAMFQDIRRICENPTEEDKYWFPDIAGKDWLDTLHFAMENFKDESFISQFLSPKVMRDFKLFAVNDDDRHNYVEVSAIHNEEGYRMIREKLSSQYNLSNNEPNLQVWNVALKGDRSLTLRYIPHNRIPLADSHPEVLKHMYRLWGFDITLEEELSDGRTQILGTCPVRNTQFGSDI from the coding sequence ATGGTGACAACAACAAAGACAAAGCCACTCAGTGATGGACCAGATTGGACGTTCGATCTGCTTGACCAATATCATAAAGAGATAAAGCGTGTCGCTGACCACTATCGGCTTGATGCGTATCCTAATCAAATTGAGATCATCACTGCTGAGCAGATGATGGATGCCTATTCAAGTATTGGGATGCCAATCAATTACCACCACTGGTCATTCGGCAAACGCTTTATCGAAACAGAACGTGGCTATAAACACGGTCAAATGGGATTAGCGTATGAGATCGTGATTAACTCTGATCCCTGTATCTCTTATTTAATGGAAGAGAACACTATTACCATGCAAGCCTTGGTAATGGCGCATGCCTGCTATGGTCATAACTCTTTCTTTAAAGGGAATTACTTATTTCAAACATGGACAGACGCCAGCTCAATCATTGATTACTTATTATTTGCGCGGAAGTACATTACCGATTGTGAAGAAAAGTATGGGGTTGAGGATGTCGAACGCTTGCTCGACTCCTGCCATGCCTTGATGAATTTTGGGGTCGATCGCTATAAACGCCCCCAAAAAATTTCTTTGGTTGAAGAAACTGCGCGCCAAAAAGCGCGAGAAGATTACCTGCAAACACAGGTCAACGCGCTATGGCGCACCATTCCGGTTCAAGAAGATAAATCGGATGTATCGGAAGAGCACCGTTTTCCTGCTGAACCGCAAGAAAACATCCTTTATTTCATTGAGAAGCACGCGCCACTACTCGAACCTTGGCAGCGTGAAATTGTGCGAATTGTGCGTAAGGTAAGCCAATACTTCTACCCACAAAAACAAACACAAGTCATGAACGAAGGCTGGGCAACATTCTGGCACTACACTATTTTGAATCATCTTTATGATGAGGGATTAGTGACAGATCGCTTTATTATGGAATTCTTGCATAGCCATACCAATGTGGTTGCGCAGCCTGAATATAACAGTCCCTATTACAGTGGTATCAACCCATACGCCTTAGGTTTTGCGATGTTCCAGGATATTCGTCGGATCTGTGAAAACCCAACCGAGGAAGATAAATACTGGTTCCCAGATATTGCTGGTAAAGATTGGCTGGATACGCTGCACTTTGCGATGGAAAACTTTAAAGATGAAAGCTTCATCAGTCAGTTTTTATCGCCAAAAGTGATGCGTGACTTCAAGCTCTTTGCTGTAAATGACGATGATCGCCATAACTATGTGGAAGTCAGCGCGATTCATAACGAGGAAGGCTATCGGATGATCCGAGAGAAGCTCTCGTCGCAATATAACTTAAGCAATAATGAACCTAACCTTCAAGTCTGGAATGTCGCATTGAAAGGTGACCGTTCACTAACACTACGTTATATACCACACAACAGGATTCCATTAGCAGACAGCCACCCTGAAGTATTAAAACATATGTACCGCTTATGGGGGTTTGATATTACGCTAGAAGAAGAGTTGAGTGATGGACGAACCCAAATTTTAGGGACATGTCCTGTACGTAATACCCAATTTGGTTCTGATATTTAA
- a CDS encoding NAD(P)H-binding protein — MQGNMHAVIAGASGLVGDELLHQLLAHDDIATVYSIARRELPFRSKKLKQIIHPELRVTEWNEADPTPQLGFICLGTTRKQAGSNSALKAVDYQLVKDVAATMKMLGVSRIIVVSSLFAHPFSPSHYLRCKGKMEQAINSMGFEHCTFVRPGPLKGERSKPRKDETITQGLLETLHPLLIGPFANLTPIPADRVAKIMLSHALHPSEDKSASTVIAGKDLFA; from the coding sequence ATGCAAGGAAATATGCACGCAGTCATTGCTGGCGCCAGTGGTTTAGTGGGTGATGAATTGCTCCATCAACTCCTCGCCCATGATGATATTGCAACCGTTTACTCTATTGCTCGTCGAGAACTGCCTTTTCGAAGCAAAAAGTTAAAACAAATTATTCATCCTGAGTTACGAGTCACCGAATGGAATGAAGCCGATCCGACACCGCAACTCGGCTTTATTTGCTTAGGGACAACCCGCAAACAAGCAGGTTCTAATTCCGCATTAAAAGCCGTTGACTACCAACTTGTTAAAGACGTTGCTGCAACCATGAAAATGCTAGGTGTTAGCCGTATCATCGTTGTTTCCAGCTTATTCGCTCACCCATTCTCCCCCTCCCATTACTTGCGCTGTAAAGGGAAAATGGAACAAGCCATTAATAGCATGGGATTTGAGCACTGCACTTTTGTTCGTCCTGGGCCACTAAAGGGAGAGCGATCTAAACCGCGTAAAGACGAAACGATTACTCAAGGTCTACTGGAGACCTTACACCCTTTACTCATCGGTCCTTTCGCTAACCTAACCCCTATACCGGCCGATCGCGTTGCGAAAATAATGCTAAGTCACGCCCTGCATCCATCAGAGGATAAATCTGCATCGACTGTGATTGCAGGAAAAGATTTGTTCGCTTAG
- a CDS encoding PrkA family serine protein kinase has product MSIFDHYRQRYEESKDEELSLQEFLEICRNDRSAYVNAAERLLMAIGEPEMIDTAQDPRLSRLFSNRVISRYKTFEDFYGMEDAIEQIVSYLKHAAQGLEERKQILYLLGPVGGGKSSLAEKLKSLMQKVPIYVLTADGVRSPVNDHPFSLFDKNEDGDLLNKEYGIPDRYLNTIMSPWAAKRLHEFGGDITRFKVVKVRPSILDQVGIAKTEPGDENNQDISSLVGKVDIRQLEHFSQDDPDAYSYSGALCKANQGLMEFVEMFKAPLKVLHPLLTATQEGNYNGTEGLSALPYEGIILAHSNESEWQTFRNNKSNEAFLDRVYIVKVPYCLRISEETRIYEKLLQSSELASAPCSPSTLDILARFSVLSRLKEPENSSLFSKMRVYDGETLKDTDPKAKSYQEYRDYAGVDEGMNGLSTRFAFKILSRVFNFDHSEVAANPVHLFYVLEQQIEREQFPQEVAEKYLEFLKGYLIPKYVEFIGKEIQTAYLESYSEYGQNIFDRYVSYADFWIQDQEYRDPETGQLFDRSALNNELEKIEKPAGISNPKDFRNEIVNFVLRARASNAGKNPNWTSYEKLRTVIEKKMFSNTEELLPVISFNAKTSTDEQKKHDDFVARMMEKGYTRKQVRLLSEWYLRVRKSS; this is encoded by the coding sequence ATGAGTATTTTTGACCATTATCGTCAACGCTATGAAGAGTCCAAGGATGAAGAGCTTTCATTGCAGGAATTCCTTGAAATTTGTCGAAACGACCGAAGCGCATATGTAAATGCCGCCGAACGCCTACTTATGGCGATTGGTGAGCCAGAAATGATCGACACCGCACAAGATCCACGCTTGAGCCGACTATTCTCCAATCGCGTGATCTCTCGTTATAAAACGTTTGAAGATTTTTATGGCATGGAAGATGCCATTGAACAAATCGTTTCTTACCTAAAACATGCCGCACAAGGTTTAGAAGAACGTAAACAAATCCTATACTTACTTGGCCCTGTTGGGGGCGGTAAATCTTCGCTAGCTGAAAAGCTAAAAAGCTTAATGCAAAAAGTACCAATTTACGTACTAACTGCCGATGGCGTTCGAAGCCCTGTTAATGATCACCCATTTAGCCTATTCGACAAAAATGAAGATGGCGATCTACTTAACAAAGAATACGGCATTCCAGATCGCTACCTCAATACCATCATGTCACCATGGGCAGCAAAACGTCTGCATGAATTTGGTGGTGATATCACTCGTTTTAAAGTGGTCAAAGTTCGTCCATCTATCTTAGATCAAGTCGGTATCGCGAAAACCGAACCTGGTGATGAAAATAACCAAGATATTTCATCTCTTGTCGGTAAAGTGGATATCCGCCAACTTGAGCACTTCTCACAAGATGACCCAGATGCTTACAGCTATTCGGGGGCACTCTGTAAAGCCAACCAAGGCTTAATGGAGTTTGTGGAGATGTTCAAAGCACCGCTAAAAGTACTTCACCCTCTACTAACTGCGACGCAGGAAGGCAACTACAACGGTACTGAAGGGTTATCAGCCTTACCGTACGAGGGAATTATTCTTGCTCACTCCAATGAGTCAGAATGGCAAACCTTCCGTAATAATAAGAGTAACGAGGCCTTCCTTGACCGTGTTTACATCGTGAAAGTGCCTTATTGTTTACGTATTTCGGAAGAAACCCGTATCTACGAAAAACTACTGCAAAGCAGTGAGCTAGCGAGTGCACCATGCTCACCTAGTACGCTCGATATTCTTGCGCGATTCTCAGTACTCTCTCGTCTGAAAGAGCCTGAAAACTCAAGTTTATTCTCGAAGATGCGTGTCTACGATGGTGAAACCCTCAAAGATACAGATCCTAAAGCCAAGTCGTACCAAGAATACCGTGATTACGCAGGTGTCGATGAAGGGATGAACGGCCTATCAACCCGTTTCGCCTTTAAGATCCTATCTCGCGTGTTCAACTTCGATCATTCCGAAGTGGCAGCTAACCCGGTTCACCTGTTCTACGTGCTTGAACAGCAAATCGAACGTGAGCAGTTCCCACAGGAAGTGGCAGAGAAATACCTTGAATTCTTGAAAGGCTACTTGATTCCTAAGTATGTTGAATTCATTGGTAAAGAAATTCAAACCGCGTACCTAGAGTCTTACTCTGAGTATGGTCAGAACATCTTTGACCGTTATGTCAGCTACGCTGATTTCTGGATTCAAGACCAAGAATACCGTGATCCTGAAACCGGCCAACTCTTCGACCGCTCAGCGCTTAACAATGAGCTAGAGAAAATCGAAAAACCAGCGGGTATCAGTAACCCTAAAGATTTCCGTAATGAAATCGTCAATTTTGTCCTTCGTGCTCGTGCAAGTAACGCAGGTAAAAATCCTAACTGGACCAGCTACGAAAAACTTCGCACCGTTATTGAGAAGAAAATGTTCTCCAATACCGAAGAGTTGCTCCCAGTTATTTCATTCAACGCGAAAACCTCTACCGACGAGCAGAAAAAACACGATGATTTCGTCGCTCGTATGATGGAGAAAGGCTATACCCGTAAACAAGTGCGTTTGCTATCTGAATGGTACTTACGCGTACGTAAATCATCGTAG
- the nhaB gene encoding Na(+)/H(+) antiporter NhaB, with amino-acid sequence MAISLGNAFVKNFLGKAPDWYKVAIISFLIINPIVFFVIDPFTAGWLLVVEFIFTLAMALKCYPLQPGGLLAIEAVAIGMTSPEQVKHELVANIEVLLLLIFMVAGIYFMKQLLLFIFTKILIGIRSKILLSLSFCIMAAFLSAFLDALTVIAVVISVTVGFYSIYHKVASGQEPHAAHDHTTDSNIREVSRDDLENYRAFLRSLLMHAGVGTALGGVMTMVGEPQNLIIADQAGWLFGEFILRMSPVTIPVFFCGIMTCVLVEKFHLCGYGAALPENVRKILKDFDNEERKSRTNLDYAKLIIQALIAVWLIVGLAMHLAAVGLIGLTVIIFATSFTGITEEHALGKAFEEALPFTALLAVFFSVVAVIIDQQLFTPIITWVLSLEGSAQLTMFYVANGLLSMVSDNVFVGTVYINEVKSALVHGVISRDQFDMLAVAINTGTNLPSVATPNGQAAFLFALTSALAPLIRLSYGRMVYMALPYTIVLTLVGLAGIEFMLVPMTEWFYDMGWLVHNTAEAVSTIAPVAGH; translated from the coding sequence ATGGCTATTTCGCTGGGAAACGCCTTCGTAAAGAATTTTTTAGGCAAAGCACCTGATTGGTACAAAGTGGCGATCATTTCGTTTCTGATTATCAACCCAATCGTATTTTTTGTAATCGACCCTTTTACCGCTGGCTGGCTGCTGGTTGTTGAATTTATTTTCACTCTGGCTATGGCGTTAAAGTGTTACCCCCTTCAGCCTGGTGGCTTATTAGCTATTGAGGCTGTCGCTATTGGCATGACAAGCCCAGAACAAGTTAAGCATGAACTTGTAGCAAATATTGAAGTGTTATTACTGCTGATCTTTATGGTCGCAGGTATCTACTTCATGAAGCAATTGCTGCTTTTCATTTTCACCAAAATACTGATCGGTATTCGTTCAAAAATTCTGCTTTCTCTGTCTTTTTGTATCATGGCGGCTTTTCTATCGGCCTTCCTTGATGCCTTGACCGTTATTGCTGTTGTTATCAGTGTTACTGTGGGCTTCTATAGCATTTATCACAAGGTCGCGTCAGGGCAAGAACCTCATGCTGCGCACGATCACACCACGGATAGCAACATCCGCGAAGTAAGCCGTGATGATTTAGAAAACTACCGTGCATTCCTTCGCAGCTTGCTCATGCATGCTGGTGTGGGTACAGCACTAGGTGGCGTAATGACCATGGTAGGTGAGCCACAAAACTTGATCATTGCCGACCAAGCAGGCTGGTTGTTTGGCGAATTTATTCTTCGCATGTCACCTGTGACTATTCCTGTGTTTTTCTGCGGTATTATGACTTGTGTACTGGTCGAGAAATTCCACCTATGCGGATACGGCGCAGCCTTGCCAGAAAATGTTCGAAAAATCCTTAAAGACTTTGATAATGAAGAACGTAAAAGCCGTACAAATCTAGACTATGCAAAACTGATTATCCAAGCGCTTATCGCTGTTTGGCTAATTGTTGGCCTAGCAATGCACTTAGCGGCCGTTGGTTTAATTGGCTTGACCGTCATCATTTTCGCGACCTCGTTCACAGGCATTACTGAAGAACACGCCCTTGGCAAAGCATTTGAAGAAGCACTACCGTTTACAGCACTACTCGCCGTGTTCTTCTCTGTCGTTGCAGTGATCATCGATCAACAGCTCTTCACACCGATTATCACTTGGGTACTGAGCCTTGAAGGTAGCGCACAGCTCACCATGTTCTATGTCGCAAATGGTCTGCTATCGATGGTCTCTGATAATGTATTCGTCGGTACGGTTTACATCAACGAAGTGAAGTCTGCGCTGGTTCATGGTGTAATTTCACGTGACCAATTCGATATGTTAGCGGTTGCGATTAATACAGGTACTAACCTACCTTCTGTTGCGACACCAAATGGTCAAGCAGCATTCCTATTCGCACTAACATCGGCACTTGCACCACTCATTCGCCTATCTTATGGCCGTATGGTGTACATGGCACTGCCATACACTATCGTATTAACGCTGGTTGGCTTAGCGGGTATCGAATTTATGCTGGTTCCGATGACAGAATGGTTCTACGACATGGGCTGGCTAGTTCACAACACAGCTGAAGCCGTATCAACTATTGCACCCGTCGCTGGACATTAA
- a CDS encoding YeaH/YhbH family protein produces the protein MAHFIDRRLNGKNKSTVNRQRFLRRHKQQIKESIADAVNKRSITDVESGENITIPSRDIKEPSFHQGRGGQREVVHPGNDQFSPGDRIERPQGGAGQGGAGEGQASQDGEGQDEFVFQISKDEYLDLLFEDLELPNLEKNQMNKVVEWKTFRSGYKSSGVPSNIAIVKSLQNSLARRTAMTAAKRRHLRELEAEFEQLKSTEPAQPFEEERVKQEIQALREKIGSVPFIDTFDLRYKNYERRPLPTSQAVMFCLMDVSGSMDQATKDMAKRFYILLYLFLNRTYKNVDVVFIRHHTQAKEVDEHEFFYSQETGGTIVSSALRMMDDIIKKRYPAGEWNIYAAQASDGDNWADDSPGCRQLLKESILPVTRYYSYIEITRRAHQTLWREYETLQGSHDNFAMQNIRTVDDIFPVFRELFKKQVS, from the coding sequence ATGGCGCATTTTATAGATCGCAGGCTCAATGGTAAGAATAAAAGCACGGTGAATCGCCAGCGCTTTTTACGCCGCCACAAACAGCAGATTAAAGAATCGATTGCTGATGCGGTAAATAAGCGCTCGATCACTGATGTTGAGAGCGGGGAAAATATTACTATCCCCTCTCGTGATATCAAAGAGCCAAGCTTTCACCAAGGCCGTGGTGGACAACGTGAAGTTGTCCATCCGGGCAACGACCAATTCTCTCCAGGTGACCGCATTGAACGCCCCCAAGGAGGGGCGGGACAAGGCGGCGCAGGCGAAGGTCAAGCGAGCCAAGATGGTGAAGGCCAAGATGAATTTGTATTCCAAATTTCCAAAGACGAATACCTCGACTTACTGTTTGAAGATTTGGAGCTACCTAACCTAGAAAAAAACCAGATGAACAAAGTGGTCGAATGGAAAACATTCCGTTCAGGCTACAAATCATCGGGTGTGCCATCAAATATCGCGATTGTAAAATCGCTACAGAATTCGTTGGCACGACGCACAGCCATGACAGCAGCGAAACGCCGTCACTTACGTGAACTCGAAGCTGAGTTTGAGCAGTTAAAATCTACCGAACCCGCTCAACCTTTTGAAGAAGAACGCGTAAAACAAGAAATCCAAGCGCTGCGTGAAAAAATTGGCAGTGTGCCTTTTATTGATACCTTTGATTTACGATACAAAAATTATGAACGTCGCCCACTGCCTACCAGCCAAGCGGTTATGTTCTGTCTAATGGATGTATCAGGATCAATGGATCAAGCAACCAAAGACATGGCTAAACGCTTCTATATCTTGCTGTATTTGTTCTTAAACCGAACATACAAAAATGTAGATGTGGTTTTTATACGCCACCATACACAAGCGAAAGAAGTAGATGAGCATGAGTTCTTCTACTCGCAAGAAACTGGGGGCACTATCGTGTCGAGCGCCTTACGTATGATGGATGACATCATTAAGAAGCGCTACCCTGCTGGCGAATGGAATATCTATGCCGCTCAAGCCTCGGATGGTGATAACTGGGCCGATGATTCGCCAGGTTGTCGTCAATTATTGAAAGAGAGTATTTTGCCAGTAACACGCTACTACTCTTATATCGAAATCACTCGCCGTGCGCATCAAACGCTCTGGCGTGAATACGAAACACTGCAAGGCAGCCATGATAACTTTGCTATGCAGAACATACGGACGGTGGATGACATATTCCCTGTATTCAGGGAGCTATTTAAGAAGCAAGTTAGCTAA
- a CDS encoding YecA family protein: MMTLMTLPNDWEGMPAAFIEGALLAANANPKPLEPEIWLPVLLEDNMEGSNVELSDEHKLAVLNHFELQYRHIKAGEYDLPAEVSWTAEQGISESMMHFAEGFLSVWPHIEPAWAEQTLSDGTMNMLSALITTLMLVMNEEETLAQMQAAGIDNMPAPASLYPQLEIMLTEVVMAADELQIGAGAVAVNPYKNIGRNDPCPCESGKKFKQCCGK; the protein is encoded by the coding sequence ATGATGACATTAATGACACTTCCTAATGATTGGGAAGGTATGCCAGCAGCGTTTATTGAAGGCGCGTTATTAGCGGCGAACGCAAACCCAAAGCCACTAGAGCCTGAAATTTGGTTGCCAGTGTTACTTGAAGACAACATGGAAGGATCCAATGTTGAGTTGTCTGATGAGCACAAATTAGCCGTCTTGAATCATTTTGAGCTGCAATATCGTCATATTAAAGCAGGTGAGTATGACTTACCTGCGGAAGTGAGTTGGACGGCAGAGCAAGGCATCAGCGAGAGCATGATGCATTTTGCGGAAGGTTTTTTGTCTGTGTGGCCGCACATTGAACCCGCATGGGCTGAGCAAACACTCTCTGACGGTACCATGAATATGCTGTCAGCTTTAATCACGACCTTGATGTTAGTGATGAATGAAGAAGAAACACTGGCGCAAATGCAAGCGGCAGGTATTGATAATATGCCTGCGCCTGCCTCTCTGTACCCGCAACTTGAAATCATGCTTACGGAAGTGGTTATGGCGGCTGATGAGCTGCAAATTGGTGCGGGCGCCGTTGCGGTTAACCCGTATAAAAACATTGGCCGTAACGACCCGTGTCCGTGTGAAAGTGGTAAGAAATTTAAGCAGTGTTGCGGTAAGTAA